The genomic window ATTAACACAATGCCAACAAAGCCGATCACAAGACTAAACCATAATCTACCGCTGACCCCGTGTTTTAACCAGATCCAGGCGACGAGGGGAATGAATAATGGGGCGGCATTAACAAGCAGAACCGCGTCTACAAGGGAAATATAATTGAGGGCAATAAACATGAAATACTGAGAAAGCAACCCCGAAACACCACGAACGAAATGGAGCCAGAAGTGCTCCGTCTGCAGGTTACCGATTCCACCTCGTACAATCCAAGGAGTTAGGAGAACAAGACTTATCGAATTCTGGAAGAATACCAAGACTCCAGAGGAAACCGACTTGGTGGCCGCCTTGCCAAATGCACTCATAATCGCGACAGAAAGAAAGGCCAGAACAGTAAGGAGGACGCCAAGCCCGAGGTTATGGTTTCGTGGAGTGTTAGTTTCGGTCATAGTTCCTTAACCTATTTCCTATAATGCTATTTTTGAGAGTGGAATATCAGCATTTTGAGATAGAGGATAGTGTAATAAGTTTTTTGATATATCCAACACCACTCCTTTTACAACCCAATCTGTGATACATCCCGCTGGCTCAAGCGATATATGAAACGCATTTGTGGTTGGGATTGGGCTGGATGTGAATCTGTAGGATATACATTGTCTCACGTTATCCCATAGTTAAAAAGCGCGTCCCCTTTTTAATTTTATTGTAGGGAACGCATACCTGCGTTCCTCATAAAATATTTTTAAATGTTTTTTCTTAACCATCACTCCCGAACCCCCCTATCAGGACTCCATACAAGGATCATTCCGAAAAATCCTGAGCCCTGAGTCCTGAGTTCATCGAAGGATCGAAGGGCCTGTCCTGACCCCGGTTCTACGATGGCAATAATAAACCGTTCACACTGAGCCCGTCGAAGTGTGGATCAGTTCCTTTGCCTGAGGACCTGTCGTGAGCGTAGCCAAAGCGCCTGTCCTGACTAGGTCGAAGTGATCAGTTTAAACCCCTGCGTGACGATCTGACTTGACTCAAATGTCATTGCTGGGAAGGCCAAACGCCTCTGTCGATCTCCTTTTTTTATCTAAAAATTAGGATACTTCGATGAAAAGAAAGAAAAGGACAAGAAAGAGGAAGTTCATGACGAGGAGCGTAATAAAGATAATTTGAAAAATAGCGGGGACGAAGAACAAAAATAGTTTATAAGTCAATATACATGGCAGGCACCAGGTTTTTTCTAACTAATATTCAAATGAATTTCGTTTAATACTTGATTTTTAATAGTAAAAAGAATTATTCTATAGCTTACTCTACTCGGGGGGTATTTATGAGGCTGGTTGTTGAACTTTCATCTGAAAAGGAATTTTCAGTACCCATACATTATAATCACTACATTCAAGGCTTTATCTACAATTCAATATCGCCCAAGCTTGCTCAAATATTGCACGACTACGGATTTCCTCTCGAAAAGAGAAAATTCAAGCTTTTTACCTTCTCTCGAATTCTTGGAAAATACAATGCTAATAGCAGTGATGGGGTTATAGCTTTTTCCTCACCGTTCAAGATTATTATTAGCTCAGTAATGAAACAATTTATACAGGAAATTGGTGAAGAATTACTAAGAAAGGAGACATTAAGAATCGCCTCGAATGTTGTTTCTGTTATTTCGGTAGAAGTTTCTGACTTTCCCATTGATCAAAGCAAAATTAGGATCAAGATGCTATCACCTGTAACGATCTATAGCACTTTATCATCATCAAATGGAAGAAAAAAAACCTATTACTACAACCCGTTCGAGAGAGAATTTAGCCAACTCCTGTCAGGAAACGCCAAGAAGAAACTCAAGGCATTTTACAATAAAGATTCTCGTGGAGAAATAAAACTAATTGGACAGAATCTGTCCAATAAGAATGAGAAAATTATGTCGTATAAGGGCACGGTGATAAAGGGATGGATGGGGATTTTTGAATTAAGCGGAGACCCGGAGCTAATGAAAATCCTCTATGACACAGGACTCGGAAGCAAAAACTCCCAGGGTTTTGGATGTTTTGAGGTGTTACAAAGAAAAGACTTTAAAGAGTGATATATATACTATCAACCAGGTGATACCAAGAATATAGGATAAAAAATGATTCAGGCGATAAAGGAATTAGGAGAGCAAAATTTGGAAAGAGAAGGCAGGGATACATCGGACCTTCTTTCTATTCTCGTGCAAGACCCGAATCAAGATGGGAGTTGTCCGAAGATATTGGTGATTGTGTTTAAGAAAACAAATGATGTATATCAATACAGTCATATAGCTATAGAGGAAGCGTCTAAATCAAAAATAAAAAAATATCTTTATCGACGAGGGGCGTCCAAGGGACCTGACTTTACACCTACTGCCAAAATTACTGGAATAGAAAAAGCTTTTAATAATAAGATGAAGGGGTGGTTCAAAAGCATTAAAACTAAAGATGATCCTATAGTATTAGCTCTCAAGGTAGCCTTTGAGAAATCAGAAAATACTATACTTTATGACCTTTCAAACAAATGGAATGA from Thermodesulfobacteriota bacterium includes these protein-coding regions:
- the cas6 gene encoding CRISPR-associated endoribonuclease Cas6; translated protein: MRLVVELSSEKEFSVPIHYNHYIQGFIYNSISPKLAQILHDYGFPLEKRKFKLFTFSRILGKYNANSSDGVIAFSSPFKIIISSVMKQFIQEIGEELLRKETLRIASNVVSVISVEVSDFPIDQSKIRIKMLSPVTIYSTLSSSNGRKKTYYYNPFEREFSQLLSGNAKKKLKAFYNKDSRGEIKLIGQNLSNKNEKIMSYKGTVIKGWMGIFELSGDPELMKILYDTGLGSKNSQGFGCFEVLQRKDFKE